One genomic region from Cucumis melo cultivar AY chromosome 9, USDA_Cmelo_AY_1.0, whole genome shotgun sequence encodes:
- the LOC103498067 gene encoding 2-methylene-furan-3-one reductase-like, with amino-acid sequence MAAVSIPTHMKAWVYHDFGNTPDVLKLDFNYPVPQINENQLLIKVVAASLNPIDYKRIHGALKAFNYFPPSIPGYDVAGVVVKVGSEVKKFKVGDEVYGDINHKALDKPKNVGTLAEYTATEENVLALKPKNLSFLEAASLPLAMETAYEGLERAGLSPGKSVIVLGGAGGVGAHVIQLAKQVFGASKVVATASTSKQDLLRSLGADQPIDYTKENFEDLDEKFDVVYDAVGQPDKAVKALKEGGSLVSIAAPVPGFPDAFFLLTSDAVMLEKLNPYLESGKVKPLIDPKSPFPFSDTLDAFAYLETSRATGKIVIYPIP; translated from the exons ATGGCTGCCGTTTCTATTCCCACACACATGAAGGCTTGGGTTTACCATGACTTTGGCAACACTCCAGATGTTCTTAAACTGGATTTCAATTACCCAGTTCCTCAAATCAATGAAAATCAGTTGCTCATCAAGGTTGTTGCTGCATCTTTGAATCCCATTGATTACAAGAGAATCCATGGAGCTTTGAAAGCTTTTAACTATTTCCCTCCG TCAATACCTGGCTATGATGTTGCTGGTGTGGTGGTGAAGGTGGGAAGTGAGGTGAAAAAATTCAAGGTAGGAGATGAAGTTTATGGAGATATAAACCATAAAGCATTGGATAAGCCAAAAAATGTTGGCACTTTGGCTGAGTACACTGCCACAGAAGAGAACGTTTTGGCACTGAAGCCTAAGAATCTGAGTTTCTTAGAGGCTGCTAGCCTTCCCCTTGCCATGGAAACTGCCTATGAAGGTCTTGAAAGGGCCGGGCTTTCCCCTGGAAAATCGGTTATTGTTTTGGGAGGTGCAGGGGGAGTCGGAGCTCATGTTATACAG CTTGCAAAGCAAGTGTTTGGTGCATCAAAAGTAGTTGCTACTGCAAGCACATCAAAACAGGATCTCTTGAGAAGCTTAGGAGCTGATCAACCTATTGATTACACAAAGGAAAACTTCGAAgaccttgatgaaaaattcgaTGTAGTCTACGATGCAGTCG GTCAGCCTGATAAAGCGGTTAAGGCATTGAAAGAAGGCGGAAGTCTTGTGAGCATCGCTGCACCAGTTCCAGGGTTCCCGGATGCTTTCTTCCTCCTCACTTCAGATGCTGTCATGTTGGAGAAACTAAATCCTTATCTGGAAAGTGGGAAGGTGAAACCGCTTATCGACCCCAAATCTCCGTTCCCATTCTCCGATACACTCGACGCATTTGCGTATCTTGAAACCTCCAGAGCTACTGGAAAAATTGTGATTTATCCCATCCCTTAG